From the Accumulibacter sp. genome, one window contains:
- a CDS encoding flagellin, whose translation MPQIINTNVASLNSQRSLNSSQNSLASSLQRLSSGLRINSAKDDAAGLAISARMTSQINGLNQASRNANDGISLAQTAEGGLQSVTESLQRMRELAVQASNATNTATDRAALQQEVDQLVQQINTVASQTAFNGVKLLDGTFNSQSFQIGANTGEQISISTIASAKADSLGVGTNSSYVTSLSATVSNGAISTGGITVNGYGVGPSLTDGVSSSVSYTASLVTATGALADGDLKINGVSVGSVTAGADATAQAAAVATAINGQTGTTGVVASASAGVLTLASIDGHDIKVELAGTATATETGLTAGTTKVGSDSAIAKAAAFNTVTGQTGVSAVATASTVSGGAITANAAVDGGATNYIKINGVKLGAISAGVAADFTDQGNNVVAAINAVSNQTGVTATFDSSSMKVSMTAADGRTITVEAAGTADTTNFGFATGSVSNTYGGVKLSSTSSAGINLGGANIASTNLTAGYTAATATFGAGIASVDLRTASGASNAISTIDSALANINSSRANLGAVQNRFSSVVSNLAATSENLSASRSRILDADFATETANLSRAQILQQAGTAMLAQANALPQNVLSLLRG comes from the coding sequence ATGCCGCAAATCATCAATACCAACGTCGCGTCGCTGAACTCGCAACGCAGCCTCAACAGCTCCCAGAACTCGCTGGCCAGCTCGCTGCAGCGCCTGTCGTCGGGCCTGCGCATCAACAGCGCCAAGGACGATGCCGCCGGCCTCGCCATCTCGGCGCGCATGACCTCGCAGATCAACGGCCTCAACCAGGCCTCGCGCAATGCCAACGACGGCATCTCGCTGGCGCAGACGGCCGAAGGTGGCCTGCAGAGCGTCACCGAATCGCTGCAGCGGATGCGTGAGCTGGCCGTGCAGGCCTCCAACGCCACCAACACCGCCACCGACCGGGCGGCCCTGCAACAGGAAGTCGACCAGCTCGTGCAGCAGATCAACACGGTCGCCAGCCAGACCGCTTTCAACGGCGTCAAGCTGCTCGACGGTACCTTCAACTCGCAATCGTTCCAGATCGGCGCCAACACCGGCGAGCAGATCTCGATCAGCACCATCGCCAGCGCCAAGGCGGATTCGCTGGGCGTCGGCACCAATTCGTCGTACGTGACCTCGCTCTCGGCAACGGTCAGCAACGGCGCCATCTCCACCGGCGGCATCACGGTCAACGGCTACGGCGTCGGCCCGTCGCTGACCGACGGCGTGTCGAGTTCGGTGAGCTACACGGCCAGCCTGGTCACCGCCACCGGCGCTCTGGCCGATGGCGACCTCAAGATCAACGGTGTCTCCGTCGGTTCCGTCACGGCTGGCGCGGATGCGACCGCACAGGCTGCCGCCGTGGCCACGGCAATCAACGGGCAGACGGGAACGACCGGCGTCGTCGCATCGGCCAGTGCCGGCGTGCTCACACTCGCTTCGATCGATGGTCACGACATCAAGGTGGAACTCGCGGGTACTGCGACCGCCACGGAAACCGGCCTGACCGCCGGAACGACCAAGGTCGGTTCCGACAGCGCGATCGCCAAGGCCGCCGCCTTCAATACAGTCACCGGCCAGACCGGGGTTTCTGCTGTCGCGACGGCAAGCACTGTCTCCGGCGGCGCGATCACGGCCAACGCCGCAGTCGACGGCGGTGCGACGAACTACATCAAGATCAACGGCGTCAAGCTCGGAGCGATCTCGGCTGGTGTCGCGGCCGATTTCACTGACCAAGGCAACAACGTCGTCGCCGCGATCAACGCCGTGTCGAACCAGACCGGTGTCACCGCCACCTTTGACAGCAGCAGCATGAAGGTCAGCATGACGGCTGCCGACGGGCGCACGATCACCGTCGAGGCTGCGGGTACGGCGGACACGACCAACTTCGGCTTCGCTACCGGTTCGGTCAGCAACACTTACGGTGGCGTCAAGCTGTCCTCGACGAGCAGCGCCGGCATCAACCTCGGTGGCGCCAACATCGCTTCGACCAACCTGACGGCCGGCTACACGGCGGCGACGGCCACGTTCGGCGCCGGCATCGCAAGCGTCGATCTGCGCACGGCGAGCGGTGCCTCCAACGCCATCTCGACGATCGATTCGGCACTGGCCAACATCAACTCGAGCCGCGCGAACCTGGGTGCCGTGCAGAACCGGTTCAGCAGCGTCGTCAGCAACCTCGCCGCGACGTCCGAGAACCTGTCGGCCTCGCGCAGCCGGATACTGGACGCCGACTTCGCGACCGAAACCGCCAACCTGTCGCGGGCGCAGATCCTGCAGCAGGCCGGCACGGCGATGCTGGCACAGGCGAATGCCCTGCCGCAGAACGTGCTCTCACTGCTGCGCGGCTAA
- a CDS encoding flagellar protein FlaG: MNIQPSGTSLTAHAQPMPNLAEHQAKRIGEGAGIAAGREPLPTAKLQPAAREQLEAATESVRSFVQPINSDIEFSVNDDTGQLVVKIIDRSTKEVIRQMPSAEMIAIAKTLDSIKGLFVKQSA, translated from the coding sequence ATGAACATCCAGCCTAGCGGCACTTCGCTGACCGCGCATGCCCAGCCGATGCCCAATCTGGCCGAACACCAAGCGAAGCGGATTGGCGAAGGGGCTGGCATCGCCGCCGGGCGCGAGCCGTTACCGACGGCGAAGCTGCAGCCCGCGGCCCGCGAACAACTCGAAGCGGCGACCGAAAGTGTGCGCAGCTTCGTACAGCCGATCAACAGCGACATCGAGTTCAGCGTGAATGATGACACCGGACAACTGGTGGTGAAGATCATCGACCGCAGCACCAAGGAAGTGATCCGCCAGATGCCGTCGGCCGAAATGATCGCCATCGCCAAAACGCTCGACAGTATCAAGGGGCTCTTCGTCAAGCAATCGGCCTGA
- the fliD gene encoding flagellar filament capping protein FliD translates to MAISSPGLGSNLDVNSIVSQLMALEQRPLTALAKKEAGFQAKISALGSLQSAVSALQTAAGNLVPATGSTPLQKFSVFRTALSDATIASASASSGAVAGSYRLEVTRLASQHVIASATGAASPFSGTGTTLPTGGTLTLSLDSAGGSSPHKSTAITIADGATPENVRDAINSASAGVSAVVINGTAGKQLVLTSDAAGSNQIVTLAGIPGLAYDPNATPVPATDPFAQTQAAQGSAFKLNGIAVEASSNTVTTAIDGVTINLLKGPELPATSVSTTLTISRDTTSLNNGVNALVKAFNEFHTTASSLGSYDAATKKAGALNGDSTLRNAQENVRTALGTVPTELASASLQRLTDIGVTLQKDGKLNVDATNLSKAISDDLTGVANLVAAYGKAFRTATEGLTGVGGLIAARSEGLSTSIKGLGQQSEIIAARLTQIEARYRRQFTALDTLMAGMTKTSSFLQQQLANLPTYNQGS, encoded by the coding sequence ATGGCGATTTCATCACCGGGCCTGGGCTCGAATCTCGACGTCAACAGCATCGTCAGCCAACTGATGGCGCTCGAGCAGCGCCCGCTGACCGCGTTGGCGAAGAAGGAAGCGGGATTCCAGGCCAAGATCTCGGCCCTCGGGTCACTGCAGAGCGCCGTCTCGGCGCTGCAGACGGCAGCCGGCAACCTCGTCCCGGCGACCGGCTCGACGCCGCTGCAAAAGTTCTCGGTCTTCCGGACAGCACTCAGCGACGCGACGATCGCTTCGGCGAGCGCTTCGTCGGGCGCCGTCGCCGGCAGCTACCGGCTTGAGGTGACGCGCCTCGCCAGCCAGCATGTCATCGCCAGCGCGACCGGGGCCGCCAGTCCCTTCTCCGGCACCGGCACGACGCTGCCCACCGGCGGCACCCTGACGCTATCGCTCGACAGCGCTGGCGGCAGCAGCCCGCACAAGAGCACGGCGATCACGATTGCCGACGGCGCGACGCCGGAGAATGTCCGTGATGCCATCAATTCTGCCAGTGCCGGCGTTTCGGCAGTGGTGATCAACGGCACGGCCGGCAAGCAACTGGTGCTGACCAGCGATGCCGCGGGCAGCAATCAGATCGTCACGCTGGCAGGGATTCCTGGCCTCGCCTACGACCCGAACGCGACGCCGGTACCGGCCACCGATCCTTTCGCCCAGACGCAGGCCGCGCAGGGCTCCGCCTTCAAGCTCAACGGCATCGCCGTCGAAGCAAGCAGCAACACCGTGACGACGGCGATCGACGGCGTGACGATCAACCTGCTCAAGGGTCCCGAACTGCCGGCGACCTCAGTCAGCACGACGCTGACGATCAGCCGCGACACCACCAGCCTGAACAATGGCGTCAACGCGCTCGTCAAGGCCTTCAACGAGTTCCACACCACCGCCAGCAGCCTCGGCAGCTACGACGCAGCGACGAAGAAGGCTGGCGCACTCAATGGCGACAGCACGCTGCGCAACGCACAGGAGAACGTCCGGACAGCGCTCGGCACGGTGCCGACAGAACTGGCGAGCGCCAGCCTGCAACGTCTGACGGACATCGGCGTCACCTTGCAGAAGGACGGGAAGTTGAACGTCGACGCGACAAATCTGAGCAAGGCGATCAGCGACGACCTCACCGGTGTTGCCAACCTCGTCGCTGCGTATGGCAAGGCGTTTCGCACGGCAACCGAAGGACTGACCGGCGTCGGTGGCCTCATCGCCGCACGCAGCGAGGGGCTGAGCACTTCGATCAAGGGCCTCGGTCAGCAGTCGGAGATCATCGCGGCCCGCCTGACACAGATCGAGGCCCGCTATCGCAGGCAGTTCACTGCGCTCGATACGCTGATGGCGGGAATGACCAAGACCAGCAGCTTCCTGCAACAGCAGCTCGCCAACCTGCCCACCTACAACCAGGGGTCCTGA
- the fliS gene encoding flagellar export chaperone FliS — translation MFANARNAISAYRKVGVDAAIEVADPYRLILLLFAGAQAAIGNARAAMQQQQIAAKGEAISKAIDIIGNGLKISLDLEKGGEIAERLDALYDYLVLRLLRANLDNDLAALEEVASLLEEIHSAWREISPDRLQQSVA, via the coding sequence ATGTTCGCCAATGCCCGCAATGCGATTTCCGCCTACCGCAAGGTCGGGGTGGACGCCGCCATCGAGGTCGCCGATCCGTATCGCCTGATCCTGCTGCTCTTCGCCGGTGCCCAAGCAGCCATCGGCAATGCGCGCGCCGCGATGCAGCAGCAGCAGATCGCCGCCAAGGGCGAAGCCATCTCGAAAGCCATCGACATCATTGGCAACGGCCTCAAGATCAGCCTTGACCTGGAAAAGGGAGGCGAGATCGCCGAGCGACTGGACGCCCTGTACGACTATCTGGTCCTGCGTCTGCTGCGCGCCAACCTCGACAATGACCTGGCGGCGCTGGAAGAGGTCGCCAGCCTGCTCGAGGAGATTCACAGTGCCTGGCGTGAAATCTCGCCCGATCGCCTGCAGCAGTCGGTGGCATGA
- a CDS encoding flagellar protein FliT, translated as MNPTLGALQQLSSLSQVMLADARGSDWESLLQHDAQRRTLIAALPADFAAELPAAAADEARTLIESCQRCDTGISALVARRQAELRVVLRQPAGVMNRPAHSER; from the coding sequence ATGAACCCCACTCTGGGAGCCCTGCAGCAACTGTCCTCACTCTCGCAGGTGATGCTGGCAGATGCCCGGGGCAGCGACTGGGAATCGCTGCTGCAGCATGATGCGCAGCGGCGGACGCTGATCGCGGCCCTGCCCGCCGACTTCGCCGCCGAGCTGCCGGCCGCTGCCGCGGACGAGGCCCGGACACTGATCGAGAGCTGCCAGCGATGCGACACCGGCATCAGCGCTCTGGTTGCCCGCCGGCAGGCCGAACTGCGCGTCGTGCTCCGCCAGCCGGCAGGCGTGATGAACCGCCCTGCCCACTCCGAACGCTGA
- a CDS encoding flagellar hook-length control protein FliK, with translation MIRTDFANRLQPAADLALRPTPPAQEIADRLTGLVVGQRLLAEIQALLPNGSYRAMINQRSVTLALPFAAQTGDAIELEVAESDGRLTLAVVAGGRTAAADGESAATTLSRTGQLIGSLLVDGSRSGRTGSQALPLNENQPLAPSPPRQGQDLLPLLQQAISRSGMFYEAHQAQWIDGRHAKAQLLAEPQGRLSPLPADTAAPARVVPGDEPVVRAASGTLPPLPAREAGSAAPLGQAPAPAPSPVAPQAQAIVQQQLEAYATQVYSWQGQIWPGQDIRWEIGSPPERSAAAAAEDDAPWQTRLLLNLPLLGEVDARLSLVRERLSITVTAAGPEVTALLRDGSTVLRQQMERAGIALTGVSFAERTATGEDARLAG, from the coding sequence ATGATTCGTACTGATTTCGCCAACCGCCTGCAACCGGCGGCCGACTTGGCGCTGCGGCCGACGCCGCCGGCACAGGAGATCGCCGACCGGCTCACCGGGCTGGTCGTCGGCCAGAGACTGCTGGCCGAGATTCAGGCCCTGCTGCCGAACGGTAGCTACCGCGCCATGATCAACCAGCGCAGCGTGACGCTCGCGCTGCCCTTTGCCGCCCAGACGGGCGACGCGATCGAACTCGAGGTGGCCGAGAGCGATGGCCGGCTGACGCTGGCAGTCGTGGCCGGCGGCAGGACGGCGGCGGCCGATGGCGAATCGGCGGCGACGACGCTCAGTCGCACCGGGCAGCTGATCGGCAGCCTGCTGGTCGACGGCAGCCGCTCCGGCCGGACCGGTTCGCAGGCTCTGCCGCTGAACGAGAACCAGCCGCTTGCTCCCAGTCCGCCGCGCCAGGGCCAGGACTTGCTGCCGCTGCTGCAGCAGGCGATCAGTCGCAGCGGGATGTTCTACGAGGCACACCAGGCACAATGGATCGACGGACGCCATGCCAAGGCACAGCTGCTGGCCGAGCCGCAGGGCAGGCTCAGTCCGTTGCCGGCCGACACGGCAGCACCGGCGCGTGTCGTGCCCGGCGACGAACCTGTCGTGCGCGCCGCCAGCGGCACCTTGCCACCCCTACCGGCGCGCGAGGCCGGCAGCGCGGCCCCGCTCGGCCAGGCACCGGCGCCCGCACCGTCGCCAGTGGCGCCACAGGCGCAGGCGATCGTGCAGCAGCAACTCGAAGCCTACGCGACACAGGTCTACTCGTGGCAAGGCCAGATCTGGCCCGGGCAGGACATCCGTTGGGAGATCGGGAGCCCACCTGAGCGCTCGGCTGCCGCCGCTGCCGAGGACGATGCCCCCTGGCAGACGCGCCTGCTGCTGAACCTGCCCCTGCTGGGCGAGGTGGATGCCCGGCTGTCCCTCGTCAGGGAGCGACTCAGCATCACCGTCACCGCCGCCGGGCCGGAGGTGACCGCCCTCCTGCGCGACGGATCGACTGTCCTCCGACAACAGATGGAGCGGGCCGGCATCGCCCTCACTGGGGTTTCCTTCGCCGAGCGCACGGCGACTGGCGAGGATGCAAGACTTGCCGGCTGA
- a CDS encoding tetratricopeptide repeat protein, with amino-acid sequence MPAELDSSALDSTAPPAIGLDETLSRALAKARQCHQSGLVREAEELYRAILLAQPEHAAANHGLGVLQVEGTQPAAALPHFMAALAADPQSRLHWLSYIDALLRSGEACQAREVLGLGEQHGLDGAEVEELRRQLASTPVTRGERKEARRGPGGATAARAAARPPAGSDATDGSSATQAAAAIDLYQRGEYAAAEVVARRLTEAHPQDGLGWKILGALLKAQGHGAEALAAMQCAADLLPEDAQVLSNLGLVLADLGQLAQAEGCQRRALAVRDDFAEAHYNLGNTLLLQRRHEDAVISYQRATELRADFALAHGNLGNALMELDRLQDAESAYQRALALQPDLAEAHNNLGRNLKAQGRLQEAETCYRRALALQPDYPEAYCNLGEVLTVQGQFGEGEAALRQALLLKRDLAAAHYNLGNNLDEQKRSEEAESAWQSAISCQPDFAEAMVVLAASRRARNRLEDAEADLRQAIACRPDFAVAHYNLGNVLNQADRLNEAEASYRSAIALAPDLANAHLNLGVVLTALGRYPEADTALRRAIRLKPDSLLARSNLLYTLSHHQAIDAAALFAEHRQFGEMIEAPWRDHRRPHHNRRDPDRCLHVGLVSADFRNHAVASFIEPVLVELSGYPSLALHAYYNHAQEDHVTQRLRRHFAHWQPVADLSDADLAEQIRADGIDILIDLSGHTAHHRLPTFALKPAPIQASWIGYPGTTGLQTVDYFLADRFFLPPGEFDHQFTEKIIRLPASAPFLPFAEAPDIAPLPALTCGHLTFGSFNRPTKISPPVVALWSALLRALPDASMLLAAMRPDRNAERLADEFARNGIAPDRLVFHPRCDMHAYLALHQQVDICLDTFPYTGGTTTLHACWMGVPTLTLAGTTVPGRAAASTLGHVGLPGFIAHDRSGCTDRCANGENPPSVHMQENPCQQPSVSDCASLARSTDPRTSAPWSRPARGTQGDLRCLPHTGIRHRMGETEGTAGVLTFCRLRESDGDAHATR; translated from the coding sequence TTGCCGGCTGAACTGGACAGCTCGGCGCTGGACAGCACTGCGCCACCGGCCATCGGCCTCGACGAAACGCTGTCGCGGGCACTGGCGAAGGCCCGCCAGTGTCATCAGTCAGGACTCGTGCGTGAAGCCGAGGAACTTTACCGTGCCATCCTGCTGGCGCAACCCGAGCATGCAGCCGCCAACCACGGGCTCGGCGTCCTGCAGGTCGAAGGTACGCAGCCAGCTGCCGCGCTGCCGCACTTCATGGCTGCGCTGGCAGCGGACCCGCAGTCCCGCCTCCACTGGCTGAGTTACATCGACGCGCTGCTGCGCAGCGGCGAAGCTTGCCAAGCGCGCGAGGTTCTCGGGCTCGGTGAGCAGCATGGGCTCGACGGCGCCGAAGTGGAGGAGCTGCGACGGCAACTGGCATCAACCCCGGTCACCCGTGGCGAACGAAAGGAAGCCCGGCGCGGGCCAGGCGGAGCGACCGCCGCGCGCGCCGCCGCACGGCCACCAGCCGGATCGGACGCCACGGACGGGTCGAGCGCGACGCAGGCCGCTGCGGCGATCGATCTCTACCAGCGCGGCGAGTACGCCGCCGCCGAAGTGGTCGCACGCCGTCTGACGGAAGCCCATCCGCAGGATGGTCTCGGCTGGAAGATTCTCGGCGCCCTGCTCAAGGCGCAGGGCCACGGCGCGGAAGCTTTGGCCGCGATGCAGTGCGCGGCCGATCTGCTGCCAGAAGACGCACAGGTTCTCAGCAATCTCGGTCTGGTGCTCGCTGACCTTGGCCAGCTGGCGCAGGCCGAAGGCTGCCAGCGGCGCGCGCTCGCCGTCAGAGACGACTTCGCCGAAGCGCACTACAACCTCGGAAATACCCTCTTGTTGCAGCGGAGACACGAGGATGCCGTGATCAGCTACCAGCGCGCAACGGAGTTGCGCGCCGACTTCGCTCTCGCCCACGGCAACCTGGGCAACGCCTTGATGGAACTCGACCGCCTGCAGGATGCCGAGAGTGCGTACCAACGGGCACTGGCGCTGCAGCCGGATCTCGCCGAGGCCCACAACAACCTGGGTCGCAACCTGAAGGCGCAGGGCCGCCTGCAGGAGGCGGAAACCTGTTACCGGCGCGCGCTGGCGCTACAGCCGGACTATCCGGAAGCGTACTGCAACCTCGGCGAAGTCCTGACCGTCCAGGGCCAGTTCGGCGAGGGTGAGGCCGCACTGCGCCAGGCATTGCTGCTCAAGCGGGATCTCGCCGCCGCGCACTACAACCTGGGCAACAACCTGGACGAGCAGAAGCGAAGCGAAGAGGCGGAAAGCGCCTGGCAATCGGCAATCAGCTGCCAGCCGGATTTCGCCGAAGCCATGGTCGTCCTCGCGGCCTCGCGGCGCGCACGGAATCGGCTCGAAGACGCCGAAGCGGATCTGCGGCAAGCGATCGCCTGCCGTCCGGACTTCGCCGTAGCGCATTACAACCTGGGCAACGTGCTCAACCAAGCCGATCGACTCAACGAAGCCGAGGCGAGCTACCGCTCGGCAATCGCCCTCGCACCCGATCTCGCGAATGCGCATCTCAATCTGGGCGTCGTCCTGACCGCACTCGGACGCTACCCCGAAGCCGATACCGCGCTGCGGCGGGCGATTCGGCTCAAACCCGATTCGCTGCTGGCACGCAGCAACCTGCTCTACACCCTCAGTCACCATCAGGCGATCGACGCCGCAGCACTGTTCGCCGAGCATCGGCAATTCGGCGAGATGATCGAGGCACCCTGGCGTGACCACCGCCGGCCACACCACAATCGGCGCGACCCAGACCGCTGCCTGCACGTCGGTCTGGTCTCCGCCGACTTCCGCAACCATGCCGTCGCCAGCTTCATCGAGCCGGTTCTCGTCGAGCTGTCCGGCTACCCCAGCCTGGCGCTGCATGCCTACTACAACCATGCGCAGGAGGATCACGTCACGCAGCGCCTGCGTCGGCACTTCGCGCACTGGCAACCTGTGGCCGACCTGAGCGACGCTGATCTGGCGGAGCAGATCCGTGCCGACGGCATCGACATCCTGATCGACCTCAGCGGTCACACCGCGCATCACCGTCTGCCCACCTTCGCCCTCAAGCCAGCGCCGATACAGGCAAGCTGGATCGGTTACCCCGGAACCACCGGCCTGCAAACCGTCGACTATTTCCTCGCGGACCGCTTCTTCCTCCCGCCCGGCGAGTTCGACCACCAGTTCACCGAGAAGATCATCCGCCTGCCGGCCAGCGCGCCCTTTCTGCCCTTCGCCGAAGCACCGGACATCGCCCCGCTGCCCGCGCTCACATGCGGCCACCTCACCTTCGGCAGCTTCAATCGCCCGACCAAGATCAGTCCACCGGTCGTCGCTCTGTGGAGCGCCCTGCTGCGCGCCCTGCCCGACGCCAGCATGCTGCTCGCCGCAATGCGGCCGGACCGGAACGCCGAGCGTCTGGCGGACGAGTTTGCCCGCAACGGAATCGCCCCTGATCGACTGGTCTTCCACCCGCGTTGCGACATGCACGCCTATCTCGCGCTGCATCAGCAGGTCGACATCTGTCTCGACACCTTCCCCTACACCGGCGGCACGACCACCCTGCACGCCTGCTGGATGGGCGTGCCAACGTTGACCCTCGCGGGCACGACGGTTCCCGGACGCGCCGCGGCCTCGACTCTCGGACATGTCGGGCTGCCCGGATTCATCGCCCACGACAGGTCCGGCTGCACTGACCGGTGCGCGAATGGGGAAAATCCCCCATCCGTCCACATGCAGGAGAACCCTTGCCAGCAACCGTCGGTGTCCGATTGCGCATCGCTGGCGCGGTCTACGGACCCTCGAACATCGGCGCCATGGAGCAGGCCAGCGCGCGGCACGCAAGGCGACCTGCGCTGCCTCCCGCACACTGGCATACGGCACCGCATGGGGGAAACCGAAGGGACGGCCGGAGTGCTGACGTTCTGCCGCTTGCGAGAGAGCGATGGTGACGCCCATGCAACCCGATGA
- a CDS encoding EscU/YscU/HrcU family type III secretion system export apparatus switch protein, whose product MQPDDARKTVVALAYNQAEAAPRVVAKGRGLVAEQIIARAHEHGVYVHESAELVSLLLQVDLDQHIPPHLYVAVAELLAWLYQLENGQASSPAPLFEGLPAS is encoded by the coding sequence ATGCAACCCGATGATGCGCGCAAGACCGTGGTGGCGCTCGCCTACAACCAAGCCGAAGCGGCACCGCGGGTGGTCGCCAAGGGGCGAGGCCTGGTTGCCGAACAGATCATCGCGCGCGCCCATGAGCATGGGGTCTATGTGCACGAATCGGCAGAACTGGTATCGCTGCTGCTCCAGGTCGATCTCGATCAGCATATCCCGCCACACCTGTACGTAGCCGTCGCCGAGTTGCTGGCCTGGCTCTATCAGCTGGAGAATGGCCAGGCATCGTCTCCAGCGCCCCTGTTCGAGGGCTTGCCGGCAAGCTAG
- a CDS encoding DegT/DnrJ/EryC1/StrS family aminotransferase translates to MSETKPIYVTRSHLPPLEEFIPLLEEIWSSRVLTNGGPFHARLEKELAEYLGVPHIALFCNGTIALVTALQALRITGEAITTPYSFVATAHSLLWNGIKPVFVDVDPKTLNIDPGKIEAAITPQTTAILPVHCYGHPCDVDAIQQIADIYNLKVIYDAAHAFGVQCHCGSVLTHGDLSVLSFHATKVFTTFEGGAVVCPDARTKARIDQLKNFGHAGETNVVAPGINGKMSEVNAALGLLQLKYIDQALARRREIDHAYRERLREVPGILCLGDSGERRANHAYFPILVQPEYPISRDELNQRLRGAGIYPRRYFYPLISEFSMYRGLPSAQRDRLPVASAAAQQVLCLPIYPDLADAQVTEVCRVIAAL, encoded by the coding sequence ATGTCTGAAACCAAACCCATCTACGTTACGCGCTCGCACCTGCCACCACTGGAGGAGTTCATTCCGCTACTTGAGGAAATCTGGTCGTCCCGCGTGCTCACGAACGGCGGCCCCTTCCATGCACGCCTGGAGAAGGAGTTGGCCGAGTATCTGGGCGTGCCACACATCGCCCTGTTCTGCAACGGCACCATCGCGCTCGTCACCGCCTTACAGGCCTTGCGCATCACCGGCGAGGCCATTACCACGCCTTACTCCTTCGTGGCTACCGCGCACTCGCTGCTCTGGAACGGCATCAAGCCAGTATTTGTGGATGTCGACCCCAAGACGCTCAACATCGACCCCGGCAAGATCGAGGCCGCGATCACGCCCCAAACAACCGCGATACTGCCCGTGCATTGCTACGGCCACCCCTGTGACGTGGACGCCATCCAGCAGATCGCCGACATCTACAACCTGAAGGTCATCTATGACGCCGCGCACGCCTTCGGCGTGCAGTGCCACTGTGGCAGCGTCTTGACGCACGGCGACCTCTCCGTGCTGAGTTTTCACGCGACCAAGGTGTTCACCACTTTCGAGGGTGGGGCGGTCGTGTGCCCCGACGCGCGTACCAAGGCACGCATCGACCAACTCAAGAACTTCGGCCATGCGGGTGAGACCAACGTCGTCGCACCCGGAATTAATGGCAAAATGAGCGAAGTCAACGCTGCGCTGGGCCTGCTGCAGTTGAAGTACATCGACCAGGCACTGGCACGGCGGCGTGAGATCGACCACGCCTACCGCGAAAGGCTGCGCGAAGTGCCTGGCATCCTCTGCCTGGGGGATTCGGGGGAACGGCGGGCGAACCATGCGTACTTCCCCATCCTCGTCCAACCGGAGTACCCGATCAGCCGGGACGAACTGAACCAGCGCCTTCGCGGCGCCGGCATCTATCCCCGCCGCTACTTCTATCCGCTGATCTCCGAGTTCTCGATGTACCGCGGCCTGCCGTCGGCGCAGCGCGACCGCCTGCCGGTGGCGAGTGCGGCGGCCCAGCAGGTGCTGTGCCTGCCCATCTACCCTGATCTTGCCGATGCGCAGGTGACGGAGGTCTGCCGCGTGATCGCGGCGCTGTGA